The Lysobacter panacisoli genome includes a window with the following:
- a CDS encoding TniQ family protein codes for MDSLFPLQPLGVGSAEIESFNSYYMRLALAHSLTAGQLSRMLLPWRVGAAGTTLQHLRHDGHGVSLCGLTEQTKAHVRLVATLTGVDDLDRTTFLSLRKVVTTSQRHSLRTSRAWCSACIAEARAAGDPPYDRLAWTVQALRRCPYHKILLSACCPSCAASQPFFSRATPLHICHECRNDLMQPPSMWTYLAEPGYAERDTYELVEAIASGQLFFKGGNPMRRFARELHRHFPSSKMNPASARIALDMADRGLSTLFTLFKAAHVAQVPLVMLLSEPEAAARAAANLGFRGYEEPSYPHPRQQAGVARRVQQELSRALGRPPEDEIEPFIVFARRLGVTCGFVRGRQPALCRQYAIRREQFRLARTAANVERVRLALQGGLLDDLICRRIRRQRHLVDIVRQRCNVGKALAAKEVSAALDSRLGRQRHSRSGTGWPWKRRSAAARASSGRS; via the coding sequence ATGGACAGTCTCTTTCCGCTACAGCCACTAGGTGTGGGCTCCGCCGAGATTGAGTCGTTCAATTCGTACTATATGCGCTTGGCGTTGGCCCACTCACTGACTGCGGGACAGCTCTCTCGCATGCTGCTTCCTTGGCGAGTCGGCGCTGCGGGGACGACACTGCAGCACCTACGCCACGACGGTCATGGGGTTAGTCTTTGCGGGCTGACGGAGCAGACAAAAGCGCACGTGCGCCTAGTTGCGACTCTTACCGGTGTCGATGATCTCGACCGCACGACCTTTCTTTCCCTGCGTAAAGTGGTCACCACCTCCCAGCGGCACTCCCTTCGCACTAGTCGTGCATGGTGCTCTGCATGCATCGCGGAGGCACGCGCCGCAGGCGATCCGCCCTATGACAGGTTGGCCTGGACGGTGCAAGCTCTCAGGAGATGTCCTTACCATAAGATCCTTTTGTCCGCGTGCTGCCCATCGTGTGCGGCGTCCCAGCCATTCTTCTCACGTGCCACCCCACTTCATATCTGCCACGAGTGCAGGAACGACTTGATGCAGCCTCCGAGTATGTGGACCTATCTGGCGGAGCCGGGGTACGCCGAACGCGATACCTACGAGCTGGTTGAAGCTATAGCGAGCGGCCAGCTCTTCTTTAAGGGAGGGAACCCTATGCGCCGGTTCGCTCGGGAGCTTCATCGCCACTTTCCCTCTTCAAAGATGAATCCTGCTTCCGCTCGCATCGCGCTAGATATGGCGGACCGCGGTCTATCCACACTCTTTACATTGTTCAAGGCTGCACACGTCGCGCAAGTTCCGCTTGTCATGCTACTTAGCGAGCCAGAAGCTGCAGCGAGAGCCGCGGCAAATCTCGGGTTCCGAGGCTATGAAGAGCCGAGCTACCCACACCCTAGGCAGCAAGCCGGTGTCGCGCGACGAGTTCAGCAGGAGCTTAGTCGGGCACTCGGACGGCCTCCTGAGGATGAGATCGAGCCCTTCATTGTTTTCGCACGACGCTTGGGAGTGACCTGCGGTTTTGTTCGCGGCAGACAGCCGGCGCTTTGTAGGCAGTACGCGATCCGGAGAGAACAGTTCAGGTTAGCGAGAACGGCTGCCAACGTTGAGCGTGTTCGTCTAGCGCTTCAAGGAGGACTTCTTGACGACCTAATCTGTCGTCGGATACGACGGCAGCGTCACTTAGTTGATATCGTTAGGCAACGATGCAATGTCGGAAAGGCCCTTGCGGCGAAGGAGGTCAGCGCCGCACTGGATAGCCGACTAGGGCGTCAGCGCCATTCAAGGAGCGGAACCGGTTGGCCTTGGAAGCGTCGCAGCGCAGCGGCGCGCGCTTCCTCTGGACGAAGCTAG
- a CDS encoding DUF1254 domain-containing protein, protein MRAAFVVGIVVATAGCQKPTSSETPSEPAATAASQPPDSGTSTPASASQLTPVTEENFVRAESDKYFNTRVASSGIGKLGVLRELMPIDNQSVIRSNRDTLYSPGVFDLEAGPVTVTLPDPGKRFMSALVIDQDEYALKTVYAPATFTVSKGDADTRHVLIGVRTFADPNNPEDMKAAHALQDQVKVEQAATGSWEVPRWDSASQNNVRAQLIQRASTLTDSRGMFGPRGLVDPEKHLIGAASGWGGNNERDALYLTVVPPKNDGETVHTIKVPPGVPVNAFWSVSVYGPDGYFHKNDLDAYSVNDVTAKKAADGSVTIQFGGCDGKVPNCLPIVKGWNYWVRLYRPKQAILDGTWKFPQAKPAS, encoded by the coding sequence ATGCGCGCTGCTTTCGTCGTCGGCATCGTCGTAGCGACTGCAGGGTGCCAGAAGCCGACCAGTTCCGAGACTCCTTCCGAGCCGGCGGCGACTGCCGCATCCCAACCGCCGGATTCCGGGACTTCGACGCCGGCCTCTGCTTCGCAGTTGACACCGGTGACCGAAGAGAACTTCGTCCGCGCAGAGAGCGACAAGTATTTCAATACTCGGGTTGCGAGCAGTGGCATCGGCAAGCTCGGGGTGCTGCGCGAGTTGATGCCGATCGACAACCAGTCGGTTATCCGTTCCAACCGTGACACGCTGTATTCGCCAGGGGTGTTCGACCTCGAAGCAGGCCCGGTAACGGTCACGTTGCCCGATCCGGGCAAGCGTTTCATGTCGGCCCTCGTCATCGACCAGGATGAGTACGCGCTGAAGACGGTGTACGCACCGGCGACATTCACAGTATCGAAGGGCGACGCCGATACGCGGCATGTACTGATCGGCGTCCGGACGTTTGCCGATCCGAACAATCCGGAGGACATGAAAGCAGCCCACGCGTTGCAGGATCAGGTCAAGGTGGAGCAGGCCGCCACAGGTTCCTGGGAAGTCCCTCGTTGGGATTCGGCGAGCCAGAACAATGTCCGTGCACAGCTGATCCAGCGCGCCTCGACCTTGACCGACAGCCGCGGAATGTTTGGTCCGAGGGGACTGGTGGATCCGGAAAAGCACTTGATCGGCGCCGCCAGCGGCTGGGGCGGAAACAACGAGAGGGACGCGCTCTACCTGACGGTCGTGCCACCGAAGAACGACGGGGAGACAGTGCACACGATAAAGGTCCCGCCTGGTGTGCCCGTCAACGCCTTCTGGTCGGTCAGCGTGTACGGGCCGGATGGCTACTTCCATAAGAACGATCTGGACGCGTACTCGGTCAATGACGTCACGGCAAAGAAGGCAGCCGACGGTTCGGTCACAATCCAGTTCGGCGGTTGTGACGGCAAGGTGCCAAACTGCCTGCCGATCGTGAAAGGCTGGAACTACTGGGTGCGGCTCTACCGCCCCAAGCAGGCCATCCTTGACGGCACATGGAAGTTCCCGCAAGCCAAGCCTGCCTCTTAA
- a CDS encoding response regulator, giving the protein MLIVDEDLASRQLARTILARAGWEALDFSDAASALDCFRRERIDAVLIGELPGYGGIDVCCALRPEQVGRLRIASAPRPDTGPLTLTKRDQNKTAALRRGTMLPHMEKMVIL; this is encoded by the coding sequence GTGCTGATCGTCGATGAGGACCTGGCCAGCCGGCAGTTGGCGCGAACGATCCTCGCGCGCGCGGGCTGGGAGGCATTGGATTTCTCCGATGCCGCTTCTGCCCTGGACTGCTTCAGGCGTGAGCGCATCGACGCCGTATTGATTGGTGAGCTACCCGGTTACGGCGGGATTGATGTCTGCTGCGCCCTGCGTCCGGAGCAGGTCGGTCGACTTCGGATAGCATCCGCCCCAAGGCCGGACACTGGCCCCCTCACACTGACTAAACGCGACCAGAACAAAACTGCCGCTCTTCGTCGAGGCACGATGCTTCCCCACATGGAGAAGATGGTGATCTTATGA
- a CDS encoding autotransporter outer membrane beta-barrel domain-containing protein, translated as MTISTAGATGLAASGATGQIVGNGITVNLGAANTSGAWAQSDASISFNSSTLATTAVGAAANGQIGSRASGTGSEVLASGATLTLAPASGTTSNMRGASAESGGAVALINTSVLVRGGVNGLGNYGVQAIGAGSSLTMTGGSIDTSSRGAFGALAQDGGLITLSGTQITTAGAQNTTTNAGSHAMTATGPNSRIAGTNVVATTSGTLANLARADAGGTVELISSQLTNNGAGNVLNPAAAARITSGGIFRISGVSSTLRATGLFGPGVLVEGAGSQAFVTDTAVTVEGPRSIGVSVKDGASAQLNNASIQVLASTPTGPWAPAVLVETGASATITGGQISAQPATSSGVRALTGANVTLTGTAISTAGVDAAGISAASSTFSATDFTVVTTGNDNAMGVLADLGSTVQLTRGSITTSGNQVRAAAYAHALGARNPGSILVAQSTTAHTTGLTAMGIWADDGGTTTTTDVNVTTEGVNGIGIFAVAEQVGVQFPASVTATRGRIETFGLNAHGAAAQARNDLAVELASITLNSVPITTHGDGAVGLRSVLADYGATPTGRGESTVIATDVPVITSGAAAHGALSRDAPTSVLMTRGSLRPSGAQAHGAVSAIGGLIVGTDTTVAPTGQNAMALYVQGIPAAVSQARFTRGTLTNTSGNIVGVAGNGTVELTDSTVSGDVQWLRVGTGNDFPLLSAEPPLTGPADFPDDDGNLPTVEPPPAAPSPIPIVPGLANITLTRTTATGSAFTAPGSVSHLTLIDSLWNLTGDSNITNLVNDPSTIDFSAPVGGVFKTLTVVNYSGDGTLALNTVLDDDSSPSDLLVIDGGRGTGPGSIQIKPAGGDGALTVANGILVVDAINAATTAPDTFALTGRVVAGPYEYTLQRSSVDASAPESWFLRSTIDCNTPNAPSPPCPPTPEPPTPPSPPAPPVPPVPPAPPVPPVPNYRAEVSVYAALAPTALNYGRSLIDTLHERVGEQEQLIARSDLDEEGRIDGMWGRLMYIDGERDGSRDGIFGRGPSYDYEFAAVQIGYDMYRHEEPGEHRDHGGLYGAVGYAEGEVDHFDGTRAGDERVDGYSLGGYWTRYGADQRDWYFDTVLQATWYEAAAGAATHDLPRMETDGWGFAASIEGGYPLRDRGDHWVWEPQGQLIYGWLDLDDSNDLAAGVSFDDTDSLVGRLSLRLSRDWLRQTDTQAELHTAGWGRLSLWHEFKGDPITEFSSARGPIGFHADLGGTWWEAELGLTRELDRNVFLYGNVGYAMGTDDDRRAWEGKLGLRANW; from the coding sequence GTGACCATTTCAACCGCGGGTGCGACGGGGCTTGCAGCGTCGGGTGCCACCGGGCAGATAGTGGGCAATGGGATCACCGTCAATCTCGGCGCGGCCAATACCTCCGGCGCCTGGGCCCAGTCCGATGCATCCATCAGCTTCAACAGCAGCACGCTCGCGACGACCGCGGTGGGTGCTGCTGCCAACGGACAGATCGGCTCGCGAGCGAGTGGCACGGGCAGCGAGGTGCTCGCGAGTGGCGCGACGCTGACGCTTGCTCCGGCATCAGGCACGACGTCGAACATGCGCGGTGCGAGCGCCGAGAGTGGTGGGGCAGTGGCGCTCATTAACACCAGCGTCCTCGTCCGCGGCGGCGTCAACGGTCTAGGCAACTACGGCGTGCAGGCCATCGGGGCCGGCAGTTCACTGACGATGACGGGTGGATCCATCGACACGTCGTCACGCGGAGCCTTCGGTGCCTTGGCCCAGGATGGTGGCCTCATCACGCTAAGCGGCACGCAGATCACCACCGCAGGCGCGCAAAACACGACGACGAACGCCGGCAGTCATGCCATGACCGCTACCGGCCCCAACAGCCGGATCGCGGGCACCAACGTTGTCGCAACGACTTCCGGCACGCTCGCCAATCTGGCGCGGGCCGATGCGGGCGGCACCGTCGAACTCATCAGCAGCCAGTTGACCAACAACGGCGCGGGCAACGTGCTGAACCCGGCTGCGGCGGCGCGCATCACCAGCGGTGGCATCTTTCGAATCAGCGGAGTGAGCAGCACGCTACGCGCCACGGGGCTGTTCGGTCCAGGCGTTCTGGTGGAAGGCGCGGGCTCGCAAGCATTCGTCACCGACACCGCGGTCACCGTGGAGGGCCCGCGTTCCATCGGTGTGTCGGTCAAGGATGGGGCGAGCGCACAGCTCAACAATGCGTCGATCCAAGTGCTGGCCAGTACGCCGACGGGGCCGTGGGCGCCTGCTGTGCTGGTGGAGACGGGTGCATCCGCCACGATCACCGGTGGCCAGATCAGTGCGCAACCGGCGACCTCGTCCGGCGTCCGAGCGTTGACCGGGGCAAACGTCACGCTGACCGGCACTGCGATTTCAACGGCCGGCGTTGATGCAGCGGGGATCTCAGCCGCCAGTTCCACCTTTAGTGCCACCGACTTCACCGTGGTCACCACCGGCAATGACAATGCGATGGGCGTCCTCGCTGATCTGGGTTCCACTGTTCAACTGACGCGAGGCAGCATTACGACAAGTGGCAATCAGGTGCGTGCCGCGGCCTATGCGCATGCCCTGGGGGCCCGCAATCCGGGCTCCATTTTGGTTGCGCAAAGTACAACAGCGCACACCACGGGCCTTACAGCCATGGGCATCTGGGCCGACGACGGCGGCACGACAACGACGACCGACGTCAACGTCACGACGGAAGGCGTTAACGGCATCGGCATCTTCGCTGTCGCCGAACAGGTGGGTGTTCAGTTCCCGGCATCCGTCACGGCAACGCGCGGGCGCATCGAGACCTTCGGACTCAACGCCCACGGCGCAGCAGCACAGGCGCGAAACGACCTGGCGGTCGAACTGGCGAGCATCACGCTCAACAGCGTCCCGATCACCACGCACGGTGACGGTGCCGTCGGCCTGCGATCGGTGCTGGCAGACTACGGCGCGACGCCGACCGGACGCGGCGAATCCACTGTTATAGCCACGGACGTACCCGTCATCACGTCTGGCGCCGCCGCGCACGGCGCGCTGTCGCGTGATGCGCCCACGTCGGTGTTGATGACGCGCGGATCGCTGCGGCCTTCAGGCGCGCAGGCGCACGGCGCGGTGTCGGCGATCGGTGGCCTGATCGTCGGGACGGACACGACGGTGGCACCCACTGGCCAGAACGCGATGGCGCTGTACGTGCAGGGGATTCCCGCGGCGGTATCGCAGGCGCGGTTCACGCGTGGCACATTGACCAATACCAGCGGCAACATCGTCGGCGTGGCGGGCAATGGCACGGTCGAATTGACCGATTCGACGGTGTCCGGCGATGTGCAGTGGTTGCGAGTCGGCACCGGCAACGACTTTCCGCTGCTGTCGGCCGAGCCGCCGCTTACCGGACCGGCCGACTTCCCCGACGACGACGGCAACCTACCGACTGTTGAGCCGCCCCCGGCGGCGCCGTCGCCCATCCCGATCGTGCCGGGCCTGGCGAACATCACGCTGACCCGTACGACGGCCACCGGCTCCGCCTTCACGGCCCCTGGGAGCGTGTCCCACCTGACGCTGATCGATTCGCTGTGGAACCTCACGGGCGACTCGAACATCACGAACCTAGTCAACGACCCGAGCACCATCGACTTCTCCGCGCCCGTAGGAGGCGTGTTCAAAACGCTTACGGTGGTGAACTACAGCGGCGACGGAACGCTCGCATTGAATACCGTGCTGGACGATGACAGCTCGCCGTCGGATCTTCTCGTGATCGATGGCGGTCGGGGCACCGGACCCGGTTCCATCCAGATCAAGCCGGCAGGCGGCGATGGCGCGTTGACTGTAGCGAACGGCATCCTCGTCGTGGACGCGATCAACGCGGCGACCACGGCACCGGATACCTTCGCGTTGACGGGGCGCGTCGTGGCCGGACCGTACGAGTACACGCTGCAGCGGAGCAGTGTTGATGCCAGCGCGCCGGAGAGCTGGTTCCTGCGCTCAACCATCGATTGCAATACGCCGAACGCGCCCAGTCCTCCGTGTCCGCCAACGCCGGAGCCTCCGACACCGCCCAGTCCGCCGGCTCCACCGGTACCCCCAGTCCCCCCAGCCCCCCCGGTGCCGCCCGTTCCGAACTATCGCGCAGAAGTATCGGTGTATGCCGCGCTTGCGCCGACCGCACTCAACTATGGTCGTTCGCTGATCGACACGCTGCACGAGCGCGTCGGCGAGCAGGAGCAGTTGATCGCGCGATCGGACCTCGACGAGGAAGGGCGCATCGACGGAATGTGGGGCCGCTTGATGTACATCGATGGCGAGCGTGACGGTTCACGCGACGGCATCTTCGGCCGCGGCCCGAGCTACGACTATGAGTTCGCCGCCGTGCAGATCGGTTACGACATGTACCGCCACGAAGAGCCCGGGGAACACCGCGACCACGGCGGCCTCTATGGCGCGGTCGGCTATGCCGAAGGTGAGGTGGACCATTTCGACGGAACCCGCGCAGGCGACGAGCGCGTCGATGGGTATTCCCTGGGCGGATACTGGACGCGCTACGGCGCAGATCAGCGCGACTGGTATTTCGATACAGTTCTGCAGGCCACGTGGTACGAAGCGGCCGCAGGGGCTGCAACACATGACTTGCCGCGAATGGAGACTGATGGTTGGGGGTTCGCCGCTTCGATCGAGGGCGGCTATCCGCTGCGCGATCGTGGCGACCATTGGGTCTGGGAACCGCAGGGCCAGCTGATCTACGGCTGGCTCGACCTGGACGACAGCAACGATCTCGCCGCAGGCGTTAGTTTCGACGACACCGATTCCCTTGTCGGTCGCCTCAGTTTGCGGCTGTCCCGCGACTGGCTGCGCCAAACCGATACGCAAGCCGAACTACATACCGCCGGATGGGGGCGATTGAGCCTGTGGCACGAGTTCAAAGGCGATCCGATCACGGAGTTCTCGTCCGCTCGCGGTCCGATCGGCTTCCATGCGGACCTAGGTGGAACTTGGTGGGAAGCGGAGCTAGGGCTGACGCGGGAGCTTGACCGGAACGTGTTCCTCTACGGCAACGTCGGCTACGCCATGGGTACGGACGATGATCGGCGTGCGTGGGAAGGGAAGCTCGGGCTCAGGGCGAACTGGTGA
- a CDS encoding abortive infection family protein, with the protein MSGKLMLALQRAVSDQFTQTDWEELGYETGEHDYITGHQRLMRSLYFGDEDYGACVFQALRYFADHNTATIEALLKRKKIRFALENDAPELLQGLGLTESHVPAMPSGSITASQVVERALADADHLLAKSGPISCIDRLHTALQGYLKELAVRAGVAVDDQASLTQLFKLLRASHPKFQHLGSQDKDIVRVLNSLSNVVDALNTIRNHASVAHPNDNLLDEAEAMLMVNVTRTLFHYLNAKV; encoded by the coding sequence ATGTCCGGCAAGCTGATGCTTGCCTTGCAACGTGCGGTTTCAGACCAGTTCACTCAAACTGATTGGGAAGAATTGGGTTACGAAACGGGCGAGCACGACTACATTACCGGGCACCAGCGCCTCATGCGGAGCCTGTATTTTGGCGATGAGGATTATGGTGCTTGCGTCTTCCAAGCACTCCGATACTTCGCAGACCACAACACGGCTACCATTGAGGCGCTTCTCAAGCGGAAGAAGATTCGATTTGCGCTGGAGAATGACGCTCCGGAATTGCTGCAAGGGCTGGGACTGACCGAGTCGCATGTACCGGCAATGCCGTCCGGCAGCATCACGGCGTCGCAAGTTGTCGAGCGCGCACTGGCAGACGCGGACCATCTGCTAGCGAAGAGCGGCCCCATCAGCTGCATCGACCGCTTGCATACCGCGCTCCAGGGGTACTTGAAGGAATTGGCTGTTCGCGCTGGGGTAGCCGTCGATGACCAAGCATCCCTCACTCAGCTCTTCAAGCTGCTCCGCGCCAGCCACCCCAAGTTCCAGCACCTCGGCAGCCAAGACAAAGACATTGTGCGGGTGCTTAACTCGCTCTCCAACGTAGTTGATGCGCTCAACACGATCCGGAATCACGCGTCGGTCGCGCACCCCAACGACAATCTTCTGGATGAGGCGGAAGCGATGCTGATGGTGAACGTCACGCGCACCTTGTTCCACTACCTCAACGCGAAGGTGTAG
- a CDS encoding DUF2026 family protein, with product MAKDKVASPKLQLTLPEYNRIYEIIYSILEGRANTPFACMFFAAAGALLLSKHYKIPARAVAGAFLLCTDPTPSVISIAKNEDGMVTSDRDGFHMWVQTETHVIDFMAPIFNESIAGKGYPSSVPRKMFQRPLSAEAESIDELHAPGDYFTMPNVELTDELVDSLFDRAGNVDLLKAVDRWFKKYPKKLDDLSLLNDLGEVHKLTLSAPRISGAW from the coding sequence ATGGCCAAGGACAAGGTGGCTTCGCCCAAGCTTCAGCTCACGCTGCCTGAATACAACCGCATCTACGAAATCATCTATTCCATCCTTGAAGGAAGGGCAAACACGCCTTTCGCGTGCATGTTCTTTGCTGCCGCTGGGGCGCTGCTCCTTAGCAAGCACTACAAGATTCCAGCTCGCGCGGTAGCAGGCGCCTTCTTGCTGTGTACTGATCCTACGCCTTCGGTCATCAGCATTGCGAAGAACGAAGATGGCATGGTTACGTCTGATCGAGATGGGTTCCATATGTGGGTTCAGACCGAAACCCATGTGATTGACTTCATGGCGCCGATCTTCAACGAATCCATTGCGGGCAAGGGCTATCCCAGCAGCGTGCCGCGCAAGATGTTTCAGCGCCCGTTGTCTGCGGAAGCAGAGTCCATCGACGAACTACACGCGCCCGGTGACTACTTCACGATGCCCAACGTTGAGCTGACTGACGAACTTGTAGATTCACTGTTTGATCGAGCTGGAAACGTGGATCTTCTGAAGGCAGTTGACCGGTGGTTCAAGAAGTACCCCAAGAAGTTAGATGACCTGAGTCTTTTGAATGACCTCGGTGAAGTGCACAAGCTGACCTTGAGCGCGCCGCGGATTTCGGGAGCTTGGTAA
- a CDS encoding GH92 family glycosyl hydrolase has protein sequence MSRRAPAGSLVASTRRLAWSALCLWAVSALALSAPPKGDGGARAYASVDPFIGTGGEGHTFPGATVPFGMVQLSPDTQIKSRKEGYGWAAGYRYDDRTIVGFSHTHFSGTGHSDLGDVLVMPTTGDVKLERGDIAKPNSGYTSRFRHEDEVAEPGYYAVTLQDPGVRAELTATARVGVHRYQFPKGKDAHVVVDLRTSMYDYPGKVQWSRLRLREDGTVTGFRETRGWAPGRQLYFAMRFSRPVSGHQFHDTEQDVPYKGFPPPGEKDPRKRAQIEGRQLVGALDFADAAGQSMIVKVAISPVSEDSAIANLDAEVPGWDFDGVRRDTKAQWMQALSAVDIDGPEPMRRSFYTALYHTLMGPSLFMDSDGRYRGPDNAVHQAKGFTNYSTFSLWDTYRALHPLLTLVQPEQRTNDFVNSLLASRRESAYGVLPVWSFHGLETWCMIGYHAVPVIADAYMKGIRGYDADEALQAMVASASYGPYDGVAQYMQLGYVPIDEEGEAASKTLEYAFDDWTIARMAGAMGRNDVAATFEKRAANWRHAFDDKTGFMRARKRDGSFREPFDPSASGYGTDYTEGNAWQYSWYVPQDVAGLAAVHGGEEKLLERIDQVFNAKVDPSIFAHMEDITGLIGWYAHGNEPSHHVAYLYAYAGQPWRTQARLGGIMATQYAPRPDGLAGNDDLGQMSAWYVFTSLGFYPVAPGSNEYIIGRPFLPRATLNLPNGKRFTVTAEGLDDAHLYIGRATLNGKPLDRAFLRHEEIVAGGELHFVMQAEPNKQWATAPEQRPYSMSKR, from the coding sequence ATGTCCCGTCGTGCCCCTGCTGGATCCCTCGTCGCTTCGACCCGTCGGCTCGCCTGGTCGGCGCTGTGTCTGTGGGCCGTGAGCGCCCTCGCACTGTCCGCGCCGCCGAAGGGCGATGGCGGTGCGCGCGCCTACGCATCGGTCGATCCCTTCATCGGTACCGGCGGCGAAGGGCACACCTTCCCCGGCGCGACGGTGCCCTTCGGCATGGTCCAGCTGAGCCCGGACACGCAGATCAAGTCGCGCAAGGAAGGCTACGGCTGGGCCGCGGGTTACCGGTACGACGACCGCACCATCGTCGGCTTCTCGCACACGCACTTCTCCGGCACGGGTCATTCCGATCTCGGCGACGTGCTGGTCATGCCGACCACGGGTGACGTAAAGCTGGAACGCGGCGACATCGCCAAGCCGAACAGCGGTTACACCTCGCGCTTCCGCCACGAGGACGAAGTGGCCGAGCCGGGCTACTACGCGGTGACGCTGCAGGATCCGGGCGTGCGCGCCGAACTCACCGCGACCGCGCGCGTCGGCGTGCATCGTTACCAGTTTCCGAAGGGCAAGGACGCGCACGTCGTCGTCGACCTGCGCACCAGCATGTACGACTACCCCGGCAAGGTGCAGTGGTCGCGCCTGCGCCTGCGTGAGGACGGCACCGTCACCGGTTTCCGCGAAACGCGCGGCTGGGCGCCGGGGCGCCAGCTGTATTTCGCGATGCGCTTCTCGCGTCCGGTCAGCGGCCATCAGTTCCACGACACCGAACAGGACGTTCCTTACAAGGGTTTCCCGCCGCCGGGCGAGAAGGATCCGCGCAAGCGTGCGCAGATCGAAGGGCGCCAGCTGGTCGGTGCGCTCGACTTCGCCGATGCCGCCGGGCAGTCGATGATCGTGAAGGTCGCGATCTCGCCGGTGAGCGAAGACAGCGCCATCGCCAACCTCGATGCCGAAGTGCCGGGCTGGGATTTCGATGGCGTGCGCCGCGACACGAAAGCGCAGTGGATGCAGGCTCTGTCGGCCGTCGACATCGACGGCCCGGAACCGATGCGCCGCAGCTTCTACACCGCGCTGTACCACACGCTGATGGGGCCGAGCCTGTTCATGGACAGCGACGGCCGCTATCGCGGTCCGGACAACGCCGTGCACCAGGCGAAGGGCTTCACGAACTACTCGACGTTCTCGCTGTGGGACACGTACCGCGCGCTGCATCCGCTGCTGACGCTGGTGCAGCCCGAGCAGCGCACCAACGATTTCGTCAACTCGCTGCTCGCCTCGCGTCGCGAAAGCGCGTACGGCGTGCTGCCCGTGTGGTCGTTCCACGGGCTGGAGACGTGGTGCATGATCGGCTACCACGCCGTGCCCGTGATCGCCGACGCGTACATGAAGGGCATCCGCGGTTACGACGCCGACGAAGCGCTGCAGGCGATGGTCGCCAGCGCCAGCTACGGCCCGTACGACGGCGTCGCGCAGTACATGCAGCTCGGCTACGTACCGATCGACGAAGAAGGCGAGGCCGCGTCGAAGACGCTGGAATACGCATTCGACGACTGGACGATCGCACGCATGGCCGGCGCGATGGGACGCAACGACGTCGCCGCGACGTTCGAAAAGCGTGCTGCCAACTGGCGCCATGCCTTCGACGACAAGACCGGCTTCATGCGCGCACGCAAGCGCGACGGCAGCTTCCGCGAACCGTTCGATCCCAGCGCCAGCGGTTACGGCACCGACTACACCGAAGGCAACGCGTGGCAGTACTCGTGGTACGTGCCGCAGGACGTCGCGGGCCTCGCGGCCGTCCACGGTGGCGAGGAGAAACTGCTCGAACGCATCGACCAGGTCTTCAACGCCAAGGTCGATCCGTCGATCTTCGCGCACATGGAAGACATCACCGGCCTGATCGGCTGGTATGCGCACGGCAACGAGCCCAGCCACCACGTCGCCTACCTCTACGCGTACGCCGGCCAGCCGTGGCGCACGCAGGCGCGCCTGGGCGGCATCATGGCGACGCAGTACGCACCGCGACCCGACGGCCTCGCCGGCAACGACGACCTCGGCCAGATGTCGGCGTGGTACGTGTTCACCTCGCTCGGCTTCTACCCCGTCGCGCCGGGCAGCAACGAATACATCATCGGCCGCCCGTTCCTCCCGCGCGCCACGCTGAACCTGCCCAACGGCAAGCGATTCACCGTCACTGCGGAAGGCCTCGACGACGCGCACCTCTACATCGGCCGCGCCACGCTCAACGGCAAGCCGCTCGATCGCGCCTTCCTTCGCCACGAAGAGATCGTCGCCGGCGGCGAACTGCACTTCGTCATGCAGGCCGAACCGAACAAACAGTGGGCCACCGCGCCCGAGCAGCGCCCCTATTCGATGAGCAAGCGCTGA